The following coding sequences lie in one Lysobacter capsici genomic window:
- a CDS encoding tRNA threonylcarbamoyladenosine dehydratase, with product MSESTSDTVWQERFAGIDRLYGQGAVTRFRQCRIAVVGMGGVGSWAVEALARTGIGHLTLIDADDLCVSNTNRQLPALDGNYGRAKVEAMAERCRAISPAIEVDAIQSFLTPSNLDELLDRGFDLVLDACDSFRSKVELIAWCRRRKLPVIAVGSAGGRTDPTLVRVRDLSRTEHDAMLALIRKKLRGEFNFPKNPDRYFGVSAIYSLENVKYPQADGTVCGLRPKLDGDASLKLDCGAGLGAATHITGVFAFAAVARALEILLKPKVPVA from the coding sequence ATGAGCGAATCCACTTCCGATACCGTCTGGCAAGAGCGTTTTGCCGGCATCGACCGACTGTACGGCCAAGGCGCCGTGACCCGTTTCCGCCAATGCCGCATCGCCGTGGTCGGCATGGGTGGGGTCGGCTCCTGGGCGGTCGAGGCCCTGGCCCGCACCGGCATCGGCCACCTGACCCTGATCGACGCCGACGACCTGTGCGTGTCCAACACCAATCGCCAGTTGCCGGCCCTGGACGGAAATTACGGCCGCGCCAAGGTCGAGGCGATGGCCGAGCGCTGCCGCGCGATCAGCCCGGCGATCGAGGTCGACGCGATCCAGAGCTTCCTGACCCCGTCCAACCTCGATGAGCTGCTCGATCGCGGCTTCGACCTGGTGCTGGACGCCTGCGACAGTTTCCGCAGCAAGGTCGAGCTGATCGCCTGGTGCCGGCGGCGCAAGCTGCCGGTGATCGCGGTCGGCTCGGCCGGCGGGCGCACCGACCCGACCCTGGTGCGGGTGCGCGATCTGTCGCGCACCGAGCACGATGCGATGCTGGCGTTGATCCGCAAGAAGCTGCGAGGGGAGTTCAATTTTCCCAAGAATCCGGATCGTTACTTCGGCGTCTCGGCGATTTATTCGCTGGAAAACGTGAAGTATCCGCAGGCCGACGGCACGGTGTGCGGGTTGCGGCCCAAGCTTGATGGGGATGCTTCGCTCAAGCTTGATTGTGGGGCGGGATTGGGGGCGGCTACGCACATCACGGGGGTGTTTGCGTTTGCTGCGGTCGCGCGGGCGTTGGAGATTTTGCTTAAGCCTAAGGTGCCGGTGGCTTGA
- a CDS encoding TatD family hydrolase yields the protein MSALVDSHCHLDAPEFDPDRAQVIARARDAGVTRQVVPAIDAAGWPKLREVCATDPGLHPAYGLHPMYLSSHRPRHLDELRDWLDRERPCAVGECGLDYFVEGLDRDEQSRYFDGQLQLAREFALPVIVHARHAVEATIAAIRRVGNLRGVVHSYSGSEEQAEQLWKLGFMIGLGGPVTYDRAKRLRRIVAAMPIEFLLLETDAPDQPDADIRGQRNEPARLAGVCEVIAQLRGVPAEQVAEATSANARRLFGLAD from the coding sequence ATGTCCGCGCTGGTCGACAGCCACTGCCATCTCGACGCGCCGGAATTCGATCCCGATCGCGCGCAAGTGATCGCACGCGCGCGCGACGCCGGCGTGACCCGGCAGGTCGTGCCGGCGATCGACGCCGCGGGCTGGCCGAAACTGCGCGAGGTCTGCGCGACCGATCCGGGCCTGCATCCGGCCTACGGCCTGCACCCGATGTACCTGTCGTCGCATCGGCCGCGGCATCTGGATGAACTGCGCGATTGGCTCGATCGCGAGCGTCCGTGCGCGGTCGGCGAATGCGGGTTGGACTATTTCGTCGAAGGCCTGGATCGCGACGAGCAGTCGCGTTATTTCGACGGCCAGTTGCAACTCGCGCGCGAATTCGCGCTGCCGGTGATCGTGCATGCGCGTCACGCGGTCGAAGCGACCATCGCCGCGATCCGTCGCGTCGGCAACCTGCGCGGCGTGGTGCATAGCTATTCCGGCAGCGAGGAACAGGCCGAGCAGTTGTGGAAACTCGGCTTCATGATCGGCCTCGGCGGACCGGTCACCTACGACCGCGCCAAGCGCCTGCGCCGCATCGTCGCGGCGATGCCGATCGAATTCCTGCTGCTGGAAACCGACGCGCCGGATCAGCCCGATGCTGACATTCGCGGACAACGCAATGAACCGGCACGTCTGGCCGGCGTGTGCGAGGTCATCGCGCAATTGCGCGGCGTGCCGGCCGAACAAGTCGCCGAGGCCACTTCGGCCAATGCGCGGCGGTTGTTTGGACTGGCGGATTGA
- a CDS encoding DUF6116 family protein codes for MANPLLAPLMGFLGRLSYPRLFMLTAALFAFDLVIPDFVPFADEILLGLGTLLLANFKKRKEPQPPTVLPPSR; via the coding sequence ATGGCCAATCCGCTGCTCGCTCCCCTGATGGGTTTTCTCGGACGCTTGAGCTATCCGCGTCTGTTCATGCTCACCGCGGCCCTGTTCGCGTTCGATCTGGTGATTCCGGACTTCGTGCCGTTCGCCGACGAGATCCTGCTCGGCCTGGGCACCTTGTTGCTGGCCAACTTCAAGAAGCGCAAGGAACCGCAGCCGCCGACCGTGCTGCCGCCGTCGCGCTGA
- a CDS encoding glycine zipper 2TM domain-containing protein: MNKNLIAVAIASLLVGGVAVAAFQSFRGNDAATAQAGLVPAPNAQLPINGATAEGDNIAANGAINAPAPQVEYADVVNVKPINQKEKLYATVIGTDPVRETNTVSTPREVCNDVVVQERLPERDGNVGGTVAGAVIGGLLGNQVGGGNGKKAATAAGAVAGGFIGNRVDRNHVGGRVVNRTERQCHTVSDSSQSSRVVAYNVTFRNPDGTTGTMRTESKPGSRIALGNENKVVGYDVTYRYQGQEQTIRMNERPAQRLPVIDGQVVTQTATASVPSRG, encoded by the coding sequence ATGAACAAGAACTTGATTGCAGTCGCGATTGCGTCGCTGTTGGTAGGCGGCGTGGCCGTTGCCGCGTTCCAGAGCTTCCGCGGCAACGATGCCGCCACTGCGCAGGCCGGCCTGGTGCCGGCGCCGAACGCGCAGTTGCCGATCAACGGCGCCACCGCCGAGGGCGACAACATCGCCGCGAACGGTGCGATCAACGCCCCGGCGCCGCAGGTCGAATACGCCGACGTGGTCAACGTCAAGCCGATCAACCAGAAAGAAAAGCTCTACGCGACCGTGATCGGCACCGATCCGGTGCGCGAGACCAATACCGTGTCGACCCCGCGCGAAGTCTGCAACGACGTGGTCGTGCAAGAACGCCTGCCCGAGCGCGACGGCAACGTCGGCGGCACCGTCGCCGGTGCGGTCATCGGCGGCCTGCTCGGCAATCAGGTCGGCGGCGGCAACGGCAAGAAGGCCGCGACCGCGGCCGGCGCCGTGGCCGGCGGCTTCATCGGCAACCGGGTCGACCGCAACCATGTCGGCGGCCGGGTCGTGAACCGCACCGAGCGTCAGTGCCACACCGTGTCCGACAGCTCGCAGTCCTCGCGCGTGGTCGCCTACAACGTGACCTTCCGCAACCCGGACGGCACCACCGGCACGATGCGTACCGAGTCCAAGCCGGGCAGCCGCATCGCCCTGGGCAACGAGAACAAGGTGGTCGGCTACGACGTGACCTACCGCTACCAGGGCCAGGAACAGACCATCCGCATGAACGAGCGTCCGGCCCAGCGCCTGCCGGTCATCGACGGTCAGGTCGTGACCCAGACCGCGACCGCCTCGGTGCCCAGCCGCGGCTGA
- a CDS encoding acyl-CoA dehydrogenase family protein, translating into MALNPYDLFDVRSLLSEEERAVQDTVARFTDERVIPIIGDAFDQGRFPKELVPEIAELGLLGSSLPEKYGCAGLNAVSYGLICQELERGDSGIRSFVSVQSSLCMYPIYAYGTEEQRERWLPGMARGQIIGCFGLTEPHGGSDPANMKTNAKKDGGDWVLNGSKMWITNGNLADIAIVWAQTEDGIQGFVVEKGMPGFAAQEIKHKMSLRASVTSSLFFDNVRVPEANRLPNVKGLKGPLGCLTQARYGITWGPIGAAIACLDEVLGYTKERILFDRPVAATQSAQIKMAEMARRITLAQMLVVQLGRLKDAGTMQPTQVSLAKWNNCRMAIDIARECRDLLGGAGITTEHAAIRHALNLESVITYEGTETIHQLVVGRELTGINAF; encoded by the coding sequence ATGGCCCTGAATCCCTACGATCTGTTCGACGTCCGTTCCCTGCTCAGCGAAGAGGAGCGCGCCGTACAGGACACCGTCGCCCGTTTCACCGACGAGCGCGTGATCCCGATCATCGGCGATGCCTTCGACCAGGGCCGTTTCCCCAAGGAACTGGTGCCCGAGATCGCCGAACTGGGCCTGCTGGGCTCCTCGCTGCCTGAGAAGTACGGCTGCGCGGGCCTCAACGCGGTCAGCTACGGCCTGATCTGCCAGGAGCTCGAGCGTGGCGACAGCGGCATCCGCAGTTTCGTCAGCGTGCAGTCCTCGCTGTGCATGTATCCGATCTACGCCTACGGCACCGAGGAACAGCGCGAGCGCTGGCTGCCGGGCATGGCCCGCGGCCAGATCATCGGCTGCTTCGGCCTGACCGAGCCGCACGGCGGTTCCGATCCGGCCAACATGAAGACCAACGCCAAGAAGGACGGCGGCGACTGGGTCCTTAACGGTTCCAAGATGTGGATCACCAACGGCAACCTCGCCGACATCGCGATCGTCTGGGCGCAGACCGAGGACGGCATCCAGGGCTTCGTGGTCGAGAAGGGCATGCCCGGTTTCGCCGCCCAGGAGATCAAGCACAAGATGAGCCTGCGCGCGTCGGTGACCTCGTCGCTGTTCTTCGACAACGTGCGCGTGCCCGAAGCCAATCGCCTGCCGAACGTGAAAGGCCTCAAGGGCCCGCTGGGCTGCCTGACCCAGGCCCGCTACGGCATCACCTGGGGCCCGATCGGCGCGGCCATCGCCTGCCTGGACGAAGTGCTGGGCTACACCAAGGAACGCATCCTGTTCGATCGTCCGGTCGCGGCGACCCAGTCGGCGCAGATCAAGATGGCCGAGATGGCGCGCCGGATCACCCTGGCGCAGATGCTGGTGGTGCAGCTCGGCCGCCTGAAGGACGCCGGCACCATGCAGCCGACCCAGGTCAGCTTGGCGAAGTGGAACAACTGCCGCATGGCCATCGACATCGCGCGCGAATGCCGCGATCTGCTCGGCGGCGCCGGCATCACCACCGAGCATGCGGCGATCCGTCATGCGCTGAATCTGGAATCGGTGATCACGTACGAAGGCACCGAGACGATTCACCAACTGGTGGTCGGGCGCGAGTTGACGGGGATCAACGCCTTTTAA
- a CDS encoding GNAT family N-acetyltransferase translates to MTIPDIQLETPRLILRPPRLEDFDAWAGFMADAEHVRYVGGAQPRPLAWRAMMSVIGSWAVQGFAFFSVIEKSSGRWIGRLGPWYPEGWPGTEVGWGIVASENGRGYASEGSAAAMQWAFEHLGWREIIHTIDPDNLGSKAVAAKLGSRYLRQGRFLPEPYTDKEVEVWGQTVEQWRARREAGA, encoded by the coding sequence ATGACGATTCCCGACATCCAACTGGAAACCCCGCGCCTGATCCTGCGTCCGCCGCGTCTGGAGGATTTCGACGCCTGGGCCGGATTCATGGCCGACGCCGAGCACGTGCGCTACGTCGGCGGCGCGCAGCCGCGGCCGCTGGCCTGGCGCGCGATGATGTCAGTGATCGGCTCGTGGGCGGTGCAGGGCTTCGCGTTCTTCTCGGTGATCGAAAAGAGCAGCGGCCGCTGGATCGGCCGGCTCGGGCCCTGGTATCCGGAAGGCTGGCCCGGCACCGAAGTCGGCTGGGGCATCGTCGCTTCGGAAAACGGCAGGGGCTATGCGAGCGAGGGTTCGGCCGCGGCGATGCAGTGGGCGTTCGAGCACCTGGGCTGGCGCGAGATCATCCACACCATCGATCCGGACAACCTGGGCTCCAAGGCCGTCGCCGCCAAGCTCGGCTCGCGCTATCTGCGTCAAGGGCGTTTCTTGCCGGAACCTTATACCGACAAGGAAGTCGAGGTATGGGGCCAGACGGTCGAACAATGGCGCGCGCGGCGCGAGGCCGGAGCCTGA
- a CDS encoding glutathione S-transferase family protein, translating to MTVHGFSPSGNCHKLRLLLEQLGERYRWVEVDSSQGQTRTPQFLALNPNGKVPVVEFDDGRTLSESNAILYYLADGSEFLPADLWQRAQALSWMNFEQYSHEPCIAVARFIAGWTPLDSPRRAELPRLRERGHQALAVMQRHLHDNPWFTGERYGIADIALFAYTDVAEHGGIGLSSYPAVQAWLARVRATPGFVALPEPDAQAAQRIALTS from the coding sequence ATCACCGTGCATGGCTTTTCCCCGTCGGGCAATTGCCACAAGCTGCGCCTGCTGCTGGAGCAGTTGGGCGAGCGCTATCGCTGGGTCGAAGTCGACAGCAGCCAGGGCCAGACCCGCACGCCGCAATTTCTCGCGCTCAATCCCAACGGCAAGGTGCCGGTGGTCGAGTTCGACGACGGCCGCACGCTCAGCGAATCCAACGCGATCCTGTATTACCTCGCCGACGGCAGCGAGTTCCTGCCCGCCGACCTGTGGCAGCGCGCGCAGGCGTTGAGCTGGATGAATTTCGAGCAGTACAGCCATGAGCCCTGCATCGCGGTGGCGCGTTTCATCGCCGGCTGGACGCCGCTGGATTCGCCGCGCCGCGCCGAACTGCCGCGCTTGCGCGAACGCGGCCATCAGGCCCTGGCGGTGATGCAGCGGCATCTGCACGACAATCCCTGGTTCACCGGCGAACGCTACGGCATCGCCGATATCGCGCTGTTCGCCTACACCGATGTGGCCGAGCACGGCGGCATCGGTTTGTCTTCGTATCCGGCGGTGCAGGCCTGGCTGGCGCGCGTGCGCGCGACCCCCGGCTTCGTCGCCTTGCCCGAGCCCGATGCGCAGGCCGCGCAGCGGATCGCCCTCACGTCCTGA
- a CDS encoding thiamine pyrophosphate-dependent enzyme → MKGLNRAEICDVNFVEFVQAWNGRADARPAADEAILDGSALDARGFRELFESQLISRHLDLMARVLRVQNKVFYTIGSSGHEGNAMVARLARHTDPAFLHYRSGGFMAERFRKLPGMDPVMDSALSFAASKDDPASGGRHKVWGSKPLWVLPQTSTIASHLPKALGTAVAIETARRLGHVMPIPDDSIAICSFGDASANHATAQTAFNAAAWTAYQKLPAPVLFVCEDNGIGISVKTPGGWIGNRFRTMDGLDYFAADGLDLANGYGDVQRAVEHCRRTRRPTFLHLRTTRIMGHAGTDFEIEWRSVEELCAVEASDPLLRSAAIALESGLMSKADVLDLYEATRKRCFAAAEEADRRPKLDDLAEVIAPLAPYTPAAVAKEAARADYAERRLEVFGGEAKLPENQPPRHLAIQINNALHDIFAKYPETLLFGEDVAQKGGVYTVTKGLQKAFGPRRVFNTLLDETMILGMAQGFANVGLLPIPEIQYLAYFHNACDQIRGEAASLQFFSNNQYRNPMVVRIAGLGYQRGFGGHFHNDNSITALRDIPGLVVGCPSRGDDAATMLRTLTALAKVDGRVAVLLEPIALYMTKDLYEAGDGRWLTQYPSADQAMTLGEGRAYLPERGGDGDDLVIFTYGNGVPMSLRAARQIEQSRGWKARVIDLRWLVPLNDAYIAQQATNAKRIIVVDEGRRSAGVGEGVITALAEAGFGGVPMQRVVGVDTYTPLAGAAFLVIPGEDDIVRAADLLAKD, encoded by the coding sequence ATGAAGGGCCTCAACCGGGCCGAGATCTGCGACGTCAATTTCGTCGAGTTCGTGCAGGCCTGGAACGGCCGCGCCGATGCGCGTCCGGCGGCGGACGAGGCCATTCTCGACGGCAGCGCGCTGGATGCGCGCGGCTTTCGCGAGTTGTTCGAATCGCAGTTGATCAGCCGCCACCTCGATCTGATGGCGCGCGTGCTGCGGGTGCAGAACAAGGTCTTCTACACCATCGGTTCCAGCGGCCACGAAGGCAATGCGATGGTCGCGCGGCTCGCGCGCCACACCGATCCGGCGTTCCTGCATTACCGCAGCGGCGGTTTCATGGCCGAGCGTTTCCGCAAGCTGCCCGGCATGGACCCGGTGATGGATTCGGCGCTGTCGTTCGCCGCGAGCAAGGACGACCCGGCCTCGGGCGGCCGTCACAAGGTGTGGGGCAGCAAGCCGTTGTGGGTGCTGCCGCAGACCTCGACCATCGCCTCGCACCTGCCGAAAGCGCTGGGCACCGCCGTCGCCATCGAGACCGCGCGTCGCCTCGGCCACGTCATGCCGATCCCCGACGACAGCATCGCGATCTGTTCCTTCGGCGACGCCTCGGCCAATCACGCCACCGCGCAGACCGCGTTCAACGCCGCGGCCTGGACCGCGTACCAGAAGCTGCCCGCGCCGGTGCTGTTCGTGTGCGAGGACAACGGCATCGGCATCTCGGTGAAGACCCCGGGCGGCTGGATCGGCAATCGTTTCCGCACCATGGACGGGCTGGACTATTTCGCCGCCGACGGCCTCGACCTGGCCAACGGCTACGGCGATGTGCAGCGCGCGGTCGAGCATTGCCGTCGCACCCGCCGTCCGACCTTCCTGCACCTGCGCACCACCCGCATCATGGGCCACGCCGGTACCGATTTCGAAATCGAATGGCGTTCGGTCGAAGAGTTGTGCGCGGTCGAGGCCAGCGATCCGTTGCTGCGATCCGCGGCGATCGCGCTGGAATCGGGGCTGATGTCGAAGGCCGATGTGCTCGATCTGTACGAAGCCACGCGCAAGCGCTGCTTCGCCGCGGCCGAGGAGGCCGATCGCCGGCCCAAGCTCGACGATCTGGCTGAAGTGATCGCGCCGCTCGCGCCGTACACGCCCGCGGCCGTCGCGAAAGAAGCCGCGCGCGCCGATTACGCCGAGCGTCGCCTGGAAGTGTTCGGCGGCGAAGCCAAACTGCCGGAAAATCAGCCGCCGCGGCATCTGGCGATCCAGATCAACAACGCGCTGCACGATATCTTCGCCAAGTACCCCGAAACGCTGTTGTTCGGCGAAGACGTGGCCCAGAAGGGCGGCGTGTACACGGTGACCAAGGGGCTGCAGAAAGCCTTCGGCCCGCGCCGCGTGTTCAACACTTTGCTCGACGAAACCATGATCCTGGGCATGGCCCAGGGCTTCGCCAACGTCGGCCTGCTGCCGATTCCGGAAATCCAGTACCTGGCGTATTTCCACAACGCCTGCGACCAGATTCGCGGCGAAGCGGCCTCGCTGCAGTTCTTCAGCAACAACCAGTACCGCAACCCGATGGTGGTGCGCATCGCCGGATTGGGCTATCAGCGCGGCTTCGGCGGGCATTTCCACAACGACAACTCGATCACCGCGCTGCGCGATATTCCCGGCCTGGTGGTCGGTTGTCCCTCGCGCGGCGACGATGCGGCGACGATGCTGCGCACGCTCACCGCGCTGGCCAAGGTCGACGGCCGGGTGGCGGTGCTGCTGGAGCCGATCGCGTTGTACATGACCAAGGACTTGTACGAAGCCGGCGATGGTCGCTGGCTGACCCAATATCCGTCCGCCGATCAGGCGATGACGCTGGGCGAGGGACGCGCGTATCTGCCGGAAAGAGGCGGTGACGGCGACGATCTGGTCATCTTCACCTATGGCAACGGCGTGCCGATGAGCCTGCGTGCGGCCCGGCAGATCGAACAGTCCCGTGGCTGGAAAGCGCGGGTGATCGACCTGCGCTGGCTGGTGCCGCTCAACGACGCCTACATCGCGCAGCAGGCCACCAACGCCAAGCGCATCATCGTGGTCGACGAAGGCCGGCGCAGCGCCGGCGTGGGCGAGGGCGTGATCACCGCCTTGGCCGAGGCCGGATTTGGCGGCGTGCCGATGCAGCGCGTGGTCGGCGTGGACACCTACACCCCGCTGGCCGGCGCCGCGTTCCTGGTGATTCCGGGCGAGGACGACATCGTCCGCGCCGCCGACCTGCTGGCGAAGGACTGA
- the asnB gene encoding asparagine synthase (glutamine-hydrolyzing) has product MCGLAGLLRPHADLDREHLLAIAASMGEAIRHRGPDDDGVWTDAAAGIALAHRRLSILDLSPLGHQPMASADERYVIAYNGEVYNFAELRDELLELGHAFRGHSDTEVLLAAIVQWGVRDAIARCNGMFAIALWDTREQALWLVRDRVGKKPLYYGWAGDTLVFGSELKALWRHPQFDNGVDRNALALLLRYDYVPSPYAIHVDTFKLMPGALLRLDAATVARGAAAHDPARDQQRYWHAGERMAAAIERPFEGDLDAAESRLDDLLRDAVGLRMVADVPVGVFLSGGTDSSVVTALMQALSPTPVQSFTIGFEGSHHDEAPLALQVARHLGTTHTELYVSGADALAVVPRLPAMFDEPFADASQVPTALVCKLARGLVTVALSGDGGDELFFGYKRYERALRNLKLLQRVPAPMRRWLARHSLQSVARGRGEASRAGGFAAFAAEMGARGIGDVYRNRIVRWRFPEAAVPGAVLPPTLYDQAEPLQGLGTPADAMMLADYSVYLPDDLLCKVDRASMAVGLEARAPLLDTHIAEFAWSLPLAYKRGDGGSKHLLKRVLKRYLPDAMVDRGKRGFGAPVSQWLRGDLRDWADALLDRQRLRDEGYFDADLVHGLWRAFLDGEKRWHTHLWNVLMFQAWHEHWRGQRDAAGEAIGLSSSGEGGL; this is encoded by the coding sequence GTGTGCGGACTGGCCGGACTGCTGCGCCCGCACGCCGATCTCGATCGCGAGCATCTGCTCGCGATCGCCGCGTCGATGGGCGAGGCGATCCGCCATCGCGGCCCCGACGACGACGGCGTGTGGACCGACGCCGCGGCCGGGATCGCGCTCGCGCACCGGCGCCTGAGCATTCTCGATCTGTCGCCGCTGGGCCATCAGCCGATGGCCTCGGCCGACGAGCGCTATGTGATCGCCTACAACGGCGAGGTCTACAACTTCGCCGAGCTGCGCGACGAATTGCTCGAACTGGGCCACGCGTTTCGCGGTCACTCCGATACCGAAGTGCTGCTGGCGGCGATCGTGCAATGGGGCGTGCGCGACGCGATCGCGCGCTGCAACGGCATGTTCGCGATCGCCCTGTGGGACACCCGCGAACAGGCGCTGTGGCTGGTGCGCGACCGGGTCGGCAAGAAGCCGCTGTATTACGGCTGGGCCGGCGACACCCTGGTGTTCGGCTCCGAACTCAAGGCGTTGTGGCGGCATCCGCAGTTCGACAACGGCGTCGACCGAAACGCGCTTGCGCTGTTGCTGCGCTACGACTACGTGCCGTCGCCGTACGCGATCCATGTCGACACCTTCAAGCTGATGCCCGGCGCGCTGCTGCGACTGGATGCGGCGACGGTCGCGCGCGGCGCGGCCGCGCACGATCCGGCGCGCGACCAGCAACGTTACTGGCACGCCGGCGAGCGCATGGCCGCGGCGATCGAGCGTCCGTTCGAAGGCGACCTGGATGCGGCCGAAAGCCGGCTCGACGATCTGCTGCGCGACGCGGTGGGTCTGCGCATGGTGGCCGACGTGCCGGTCGGCGTGTTCCTGTCCGGCGGCACCGACTCGTCGGTGGTGACCGCGCTGATGCAGGCGCTCAGTCCGACGCCGGTGCAGAGCTTCACCATCGGCTTCGAAGGCTCGCACCACGACGAAGCGCCGTTGGCCTTGCAGGTGGCGCGTCATCTGGGCACCACCCACACCGAGTTGTACGTCAGCGGCGCCGATGCGCTGGCGGTGGTGCCGCGGTTGCCGGCGATGTTCGACGAACCCTTCGCCGATGCCTCGCAGGTGCCGACCGCGCTGGTCTGCAAGCTGGCGCGCGGTCTGGTCACCGTGGCCTTGTCGGGCGACGGCGGCGACGAATTGTTCTTCGGCTACAAGCGCTACGAGCGCGCGCTGCGCAATCTGAAACTGTTGCAGCGCGTACCGGCGCCGATGCGACGCTGGCTCGCGCGGCATTCGCTGCAATCGGTCGCGCGCGGCCGGGGCGAAGCCTCGCGCGCCGGCGGTTTCGCCGCCTTCGCCGCGGAAATGGGCGCACGCGGGATCGGCGATGTGTACCGCAACCGGATCGTGCGCTGGCGTTTTCCCGAAGCCGCCGTGCCCGGCGCGGTGCTGCCGCCGACCTTGTACGACCAGGCCGAGCCGCTGCAAGGGCTGGGCACGCCGGCCGACGCGATGATGCTGGCCGACTACAGCGTGTACCTGCCCGACGATCTGCTGTGCAAGGTCGATCGCGCCAGCATGGCGGTCGGCCTGGAAGCGCGCGCGCCGTTGCTGGACACCCACATCGCCGAATTCGCCTGGTCGCTGCCGCTGGCCTACAAGCGCGGCGACGGCGGCAGCAAGCACCTGCTCAAGCGCGTGCTGAAGCGCTATCTGCCCGATGCGATGGTCGATCGCGGCAAGCGCGGCTTCGGCGCGCCGGTATCGCAATGGCTGCGCGGCGATCTGCGCGACTGGGCCGACGCCTTGCTCGATCGGCAACGTCTGCGCGACGAAGGCTATTTCGATGCCGATCTGGTGCATGGCCTGTGGCGCGCGTTCCTCGACGGCGAGAAGCGCTGGCATACGCATTTGTGGAACGTGCTGATGTTCCAGGCCTGGCACGAGCACTGGCGTGGTCAGCGCGATGCGGCGGGCGAGGCGATCGGGTTGTCGTCGAGCGGCGAGGGTGGGTTGTAG
- a CDS encoding YgfZ/GcvT domain-containing protein has translation MPDNPQALYGQAFALSGQQLIALAGRDAAAFAHSQFMNEVKALADGHWQWNGWLTPKGRVIALFALLRLSEQRIWLLVPDADAAAFAESLKRFVFRSKVQIGLREDLVIEGRFAAPASARDAAIGGDEASGLEIDLGSAQSPRSVRIHAGPAAAENAAALALWTQTDLRHGLPRLPASQAEQWTPQQLSLERLRAFSVKKGCYPGQEIVARTHFLGKAKRGLALFESPAAVAAGAEVRGEAAVLGTVAASADHDTTHLALAVLPLERGETAASIDGHAVVETPLLDGLAR, from the coding sequence ATGCCTGACAACCCGCAAGCCTTGTACGGACAAGCATTCGCCCTGTCCGGTCAACAACTGATCGCCCTGGCAGGCCGCGATGCGGCCGCTTTTGCCCATTCGCAGTTCATGAACGAGGTCAAGGCGCTGGCCGACGGCCACTGGCAATGGAACGGCTGGCTGACGCCCAAGGGCCGGGTGATCGCGCTGTTCGCCTTGCTGCGCCTGTCTGAGCAGCGGATCTGGCTGCTCGTGCCCGACGCCGATGCGGCCGCCTTTGCCGAATCCTTGAAGCGGTTCGTGTTTCGCAGCAAGGTCCAGATCGGGCTGCGTGAAGATCTTGTGATCGAGGGACGTTTCGCCGCGCCGGCCTCGGCGCGCGACGCCGCGATCGGCGGCGACGAGGCGTCCGGGCTCGAAATCGACCTGGGCAGCGCGCAATCGCCGCGCAGTGTGCGCATCCACGCCGGCCCGGCCGCGGCCGAAAATGCCGCCGCGCTGGCGCTGTGGACGCAGACCGACCTGCGCCACGGCCTGCCGCGTCTGCCGGCCAGCCAGGCCGAACAATGGACGCCGCAGCAGCTCTCGCTGGAACGGCTGCGCGCCTTCAGCGTCAAGAAGGGCTGCTACCCGGGCCAGGAAATCGTCGCGCGCACGCATTTCCTCGGCAAGGCCAAGCGCGGCCTGGCGTTGTTCGAAAGCCCGGCGGCCGTCGCCGCCGGCGCGGAAGTACGCGGCGAAGCGGCGGTGCTGGGCACGGTCGCCGCGAGCGCGGATCACGACACGACCCATCTCGCGCTGGCGGTGCTGCCGCTGGAACGCGGCGAAACCGCGGCGAGCATCGATGGGCATGCGGTGGTGGAAACGCCGCTGCTGGACGGGTTGGCGCGCTGA
- a CDS encoding DUF1674 domain-containing protein: MIGETTPEARSDLASENPATPVTETGGHSPSAKDAPKEHGGREGLEPTRYGDWEKNGRCIDF, encoded by the coding sequence ATGATAGGCGAAACCACCCCGGAAGCACGTTCGGACCTCGCGTCCGAGAACCCGGCGACTCCCGTTACCGAAACGGGAGGCCATTCGCCTTCCGCCAAGGACGCTCCGAAAGAGCACGGTGGTCGCGAGGGTCTCGAACCGACCCGCTACGGCGATTGGGAAAAGAACGGCCGCTGCATCGACTTCTAG